In one Aggregicoccus sp. 17bor-14 genomic region, the following are encoded:
- a CDS encoding peptide ABC transporter substrate-binding protein, which translates to MPTTLDPSYSDPTSWVNYPVMLATLYGLTTLRADHTVAPGLAERWEREEDAAGHERYTFHLRGDVRWSDGVTPLTAEDFAFAWRRALQGRERGEMADLLGAERVLALQEQGAGAQEVQRALAQVGVRALDARTLQVTLAQPRSYFLARLANVYLFFPAPSALLAGKDPESVRDYYDRPRDGHPLALGPWRVERWDRAGERVRLVKNPHTAFPPPLGPGEQQPAVVTLLKSEIGPALYERGRVGFVFVDSALALRGVPPPDLRREPLLSTYFLAFNTQAPGLEDPAVRRALSAALDREALLRGLLPVARASHTLLPPELPGAATAEEAEQLPHFTRGQALPALASLKRPLRLVYRSGESFVPEVAIAERIAAQLARYGVQVRLEARSDFSSEVARRGPDGRRTWDLYLRRLGADYAHPNTFFTLFEREGNSQTGWETAGGGEPMARFEALLARADAEADAGRARALYAEAQALLLGEQAVVAPLYHPDRYYRARESLHGLTVDPFNFLSLRALRERAP; encoded by the coding sequence ATGCCCACCACGCTGGACCCGAGCTACTCGGACCCCACCAGCTGGGTGAACTACCCGGTGATGCTCGCGACCCTGTACGGGCTGACCACGCTGCGCGCGGACCACACGGTGGCGCCCGGGCTCGCGGAGCGCTGGGAGCGCGAGGAGGACGCGGCAGGCCACGAGCGCTACACCTTCCACCTGCGCGGGGACGTGCGCTGGTCGGACGGGGTGACGCCGCTCACGGCGGAGGACTTCGCCTTCGCGTGGCGGCGCGCGCTGCAGGGGCGAGAGCGCGGCGAGATGGCGGACCTGCTGGGCGCCGAGCGCGTGCTCGCGCTGCAGGAGCAGGGCGCCGGCGCGCAGGAGGTGCAGCGGGCGCTCGCGCAGGTGGGGGTGAGGGCGCTCGATGCGCGCACGCTGCAGGTGACGCTCGCGCAGCCGCGCAGCTACTTCCTCGCGCGCCTCGCCAACGTGTACCTCTTCTTCCCGGCGCCCTCGGCCCTGCTCGCGGGCAAGGACCCCGAGAGCGTGCGCGACTACTACGACCGCCCGCGCGACGGGCACCCGCTCGCGCTGGGCCCGTGGCGGGTGGAGCGCTGGGACCGCGCGGGCGAGCGCGTGCGCCTGGTGAAGAATCCGCACACCGCCTTCCCGCCGCCGCTCGGGCCCGGAGAGCAGCAGCCCGCGGTGGTGACCCTGCTCAAGAGCGAGATCGGCCCCGCGCTCTACGAGCGGGGCCGGGTGGGCTTCGTCTTCGTGGACAGCGCGCTCGCGCTGCGCGGCGTGCCTCCGCCGGACCTGCGCCGCGAGCCGCTGCTCTCCACCTACTTCCTCGCCTTCAATACGCAGGCCCCCGGGCTCGAGGATCCGGCGGTGCGCCGCGCGCTCTCCGCGGCGCTGGACCGCGAGGCGCTCTTGCGCGGGCTGTTGCCGGTGGCGCGTGCCTCGCACACGCTCCTGCCCCCGGAGCTGCCCGGCGCGGCCACGGCCGAGGAGGCGGAGCAGCTCCCGCACTTCACGCGGGGCCAGGCGCTGCCTGCGCTCGCGAGCCTGAAGCGCCCCCTGCGGCTCGTGTACCGCTCGGGGGAGTCCTTCGTGCCGGAGGTGGCCATCGCGGAGCGCATCGCCGCGCAGCTCGCGCGCTACGGCGTGCAGGTGCGGCTCGAGGCGCGCTCGGACTTCTCGTCCGAAGTGGCGCGCCGCGGGCCCGACGGGCGGCGCACGTGGGACCTGTACCTGCGCAGGCTGGGCGCGGACTACGCGCACCCCAACACCTTCTTCACCCTCTTCGAGCGCGAGGGCAACAGCCAGACGGGCTGGGAGACGGCCGGGGGCGGAGAGCCCATGGCCCGCTTCGAGGCGCTGCTCGCCCGCGCGGACGCGGAGGCCGACGCGGGCCGCGCGCGCGCCCTCTACGCCGAGGCGCAGGCGCTGCTGCTGGGAGAGCAGGCCGTGGTGGCGCCGCTCTACCACCCGGACCGCTACTACCGCGCGCGCGAGTCGCTGCACGGGCTGACGGTGGACCCCTTCAACTTCCTCAGCCTGCGCGCCCTGCGCGAGAGGGCTCCGTGA
- a CDS encoding BolA family protein → MLDPEMIRRRIGAALPEGSEVQVVDTTGTGDHFEARVVSSAFVGKGMVQQHQMVYAPLKDLLETGELHALALKTYSPEQWQKLGGAR, encoded by the coding sequence ATGCTGGACCCCGAGATGATCCGCCGTCGCATCGGCGCGGCGCTGCCCGAGGGCTCCGAGGTGCAGGTGGTGGACACCACCGGCACCGGAGACCACTTCGAGGCGCGCGTGGTGAGCAGTGCCTTCGTGGGCAAGGGCATGGTGCAGCAGCACCAGATGGTCTACGCGCCCTTGAAGGACCTGCTGGAGACCGGCGAGCTGCACGCGCTCGCGCTCAAGACCTATTCGCCCGAGCAGTGGCAGAAGCTCGGCGGCGCCCGCTGA
- a CDS encoding YqgE/AlgH family protein, whose product MKTLAPGFLLAMPQLGDPNFHRAVVLMLEHSEAGSMGIVINRATPLALGDLATGQGLPCAPARAKEPVFLGGPVEPQRGFVLHDDAEVAEKHTLLPGLYLSVTMDALTPLLSAPEARVRFCLGYAGWGPHQLEQEMAQGSWLFTEAARAPVLELSPDEVWDSLVRQMGVDPAMLVMGKGLN is encoded by the coding sequence GTGAAGACGCTCGCGCCCGGCTTCCTGCTGGCCATGCCCCAGCTCGGCGACCCCAACTTCCACCGCGCCGTGGTGCTCATGCTCGAGCACTCGGAGGCGGGGTCGATGGGCATCGTCATCAACCGCGCCACCCCGCTCGCGCTCGGTGACCTCGCGACGGGCCAGGGGCTGCCCTGCGCCCCGGCCCGCGCGAAGGAGCCGGTGTTCCTCGGCGGCCCGGTGGAGCCGCAGCGCGGCTTCGTGCTGCACGACGACGCCGAGGTGGCCGAGAAGCACACGCTGCTGCCGGGCCTCTACCTCAGCGTCACCATGGACGCGCTCACCCCGCTGCTCAGCGCGCCGGAGGCCCGGGTGCGCTTCTGCCTCGGCTACGCGGGGTGGGGGCCGCACCAGCTGGAGCAGGAGATGGCGCAGGGCTCGTGGCTGTTCACCGAGGCCGCGCGCGCGCCCGTGCTCGAGCTGTCGCCGGACGAGGTCTGGGATTCCCTCGTGCGCCAGATGGGGGTAGACCCCGCGATGCTGGTGATGGGAAAGGGACTCAACTGA
- a CDS encoding response regulator, protein MSLTTDETPVMTTETPLERDDGLKLEQVRGSVLVVEDDPTSREILVEMLSGWGYEPMPVGSAEEAEFAVRNKRMDAAVVDVFLPGRSGATLMSRLREKFPNAVLIGVSAMSDAAMARKCKGLGADLFIGKPVMPERLAEALQSKHTSWH, encoded by the coding sequence ATGTCGCTGACCACCGACGAGACCCCCGTGATGACCACCGAGACCCCTCTCGAGCGCGACGACGGCCTGAAGCTCGAGCAGGTGCGCGGCTCGGTGCTGGTGGTGGAGGACGACCCCACCAGCCGCGAGATCCTCGTGGAGATGCTCTCCGGCTGGGGCTACGAGCCGATGCCGGTGGGCAGCGCCGAGGAGGCGGAGTTCGCCGTGCGCAACAAGCGCATGGACGCGGCCGTGGTGGACGTGTTCCTGCCGGGCCGCAGCGGCGCCACCCTCATGTCGCGCCTGCGCGAGAAGTTCCCCAACGCGGTCCTCATCGGCGTGAGCGCCATGTCGGACGCGGCGATGGCGCGCAAGTGCAAGGGCCTGGGCGCGGACCTCTTCATCGGCAAGCCGGTGATGCCGGAGCGGCTCGCCGAGGCGCTGCAGTCGAAGCACACCAGCTGGCACTGA
- a CDS encoding ABC transporter permease, producing MTRARVGLALLLVLGVGSFVLAHFAPGALVQHCPLGMDLVRPDRSVCELAFGGLWVSLAVGLCAALVSTGLGLLVAALARAVGGAAERWVLRLVDAFFALPDVLVVMVLQLAGQSLADAYPRATPGPFGLMVGSLALIGWAGPARMLRNRLATLEGQEFVAASRALGARGPHLLRVHLWPALRPFALAVFLSRLPAAILAESTVSFLGIAQMEPMSLGRYLGTSYAALMYEGGTRVVLPAWGLLVLLVLGASLAAQGLQRASHGRS from the coding sequence ATGACGCGCGCGCGCGTGGGACTCGCGCTGTTGCTCGTGCTCGGGGTGGGGAGCTTCGTGCTCGCCCACTTCGCGCCGGGCGCGCTCGTGCAGCACTGCCCGCTGGGGATGGATCTCGTGCGCCCGGACCGCAGCGTGTGCGAGCTCGCCTTCGGTGGACTCTGGGTCTCGCTCGCGGTGGGGCTGTGCGCGGCGCTGGTGTCCACGGGGCTGGGGCTGCTCGTGGCGGCGCTCGCGCGCGCGGTGGGCGGGGCGGCGGAGCGCTGGGTGCTGCGGCTCGTGGACGCCTTCTTCGCGCTGCCGGACGTGCTGGTGGTGATGGTGCTGCAGCTGGCCGGCCAGTCGCTCGCGGATGCGTACCCGCGCGCAACGCCCGGCCCCTTCGGACTCATGGTGGGCTCGCTCGCGCTCATCGGCTGGGCGGGTCCCGCGCGCATGCTGCGCAACCGCCTCGCCACGCTCGAGGGGCAGGAGTTCGTCGCCGCCTCGCGCGCGCTGGGCGCCCGGGGGCCGCACCTGCTGCGCGTCCACCTGTGGCCCGCGCTGCGGCCCTTCGCGCTCGCGGTGTTCCTCAGCCGCCTGCCCGCGGCCATCCTCGCCGAGAGCACGGTGAGCTTCCTCGGCATCGCGCAGATGGAGCCCATGTCCCTGGGGCGCTACCTGGGCACCAGCTACGCCGCGCTCATGTACGAGGGCGGCACGCGGGTCGTGCTGCCGGCCTGGGGCCTGCTCGTCCTCCTGGTCCTGGGGGCCTCGCTCGCCGCGCAAGGGCTGCAGCGGGCCTCGCACGGCCGCTCCTGA
- a CDS encoding ABC transporter permease subunit yields the protein MSAARVFQRLGRQLALVPLVALASYFLMAALPLTLEDDAKRQVSAELAASYRRDLGLGEPLGFLRPWQKLVRGERLGTSAQGVTGGELLEKLAGSVGVGAIALALALAWALPYALVRARLRRGRWGALVEAVPALAFGTPVFIPALLLAPAVVERGHYLPELCAALVISVWPGVLLGSLLADTLQGELARDYVRTARGKGLSEGQVLRRHVLPNLLPALLDALGPLAVALLAGSFAAERVFGLPYFGQLYVLAVLQKQVAVVVVTTTAFAGMVAAVGFGVELVRLNVDPRARDGEAQG from the coding sequence GTGAGCGCGGCCCGCGTCTTCCAGCGCCTCGGCCGCCAGCTCGCGCTGGTGCCGCTCGTCGCGCTCGCCTCGTACTTCCTGATGGCGGCGCTGCCCCTCACGCTCGAGGACGATGCGAAGCGGCAGGTGTCCGCGGAGCTCGCGGCGAGCTACCGGCGAGACCTGGGCCTGGGCGAGCCGCTGGGCTTCCTGCGCCCCTGGCAGAAGCTCGTGCGCGGCGAGCGCCTGGGGACGAGCGCGCAGGGCGTCACGGGAGGGGAGCTCCTGGAGAAGCTCGCGGGCAGCGTGGGTGTGGGGGCGATTGCGCTCGCGCTCGCGCTCGCGTGGGCGCTGCCCTACGCGCTCGTGCGCGCGCGGCTGCGCCGGGGCCGCTGGGGAGCGCTCGTGGAGGCCGTGCCCGCGCTCGCCTTCGGCACGCCCGTGTTCATCCCCGCGCTGCTGCTCGCCCCCGCGGTGGTGGAGCGCGGGCACTACCTGCCCGAGCTGTGCGCAGCCCTGGTCATCTCCGTGTGGCCCGGCGTGCTGCTGGGCAGCCTGCTCGCGGACACGCTGCAGGGAGAGCTCGCGCGCGACTACGTGCGCACCGCGCGGGGCAAGGGCTTGAGCGAGGGGCAGGTGCTGCGGCGCCACGTGCTGCCCAACCTGCTGCCCGCGCTGCTCGATGCGCTGGGGCCGCTCGCCGTCGCGCTGCTCGCGGGCTCCTTTGCGGCAGAGCGGGTGTTCGGCCTGCCGTACTTCGGGCAGCTCTACGTCCTCGCCGTGCTGCAGAAGCAGGTGGCGGTGGTGGTGGTGACGACGACGGCGTTCGCGGGGATGGTGGCGGCCGTGGGGTTTGGCGTCGAGCTGGTGCGGCTGAACGTGGACCCTCGGGCGAGGGACGGGGAGGCGCAGGGATGA
- a CDS encoding DUF2914 domain-containing protein — MKNELLDSDAPLAQPVSAPTANAVAPVVPAPAVEIDLEDLTPTAKTPTLVDRVQAFRAAHARAEIALFFFAGFAWDVLTLGRIDSAATLLQQGGYLLLLGGLLLLEQRWGNGETPPRLIARVHRFSEDALHFLFGSLLSSYTLFFFKSASGLTAFAFLAVLFLLLLANELPRFRRLGPVVRVGLYSLCVTFYLAYLLPVLVGFLSSWLFAAAVGVGALAVWGLSRFVARWRGRPAALRRVLVPGLGVQALLLGLYFARAIPPVPLAVQDIGIYHGVEKLGAEYRLLHLQPSWKLWHRGDQDFAARAGDRVYCFVRIFAPTRFRDQVYLRWTFEDPRRGWVSHDAIPLTISGGRDEGFRGFAFKQNYQPGHWRVGVETADGRELGRIDFTVRPDESVEPREYGVNRG, encoded by the coding sequence ATGAAGAACGAGCTCCTCGATTCAGACGCGCCCCTCGCGCAGCCCGTCTCCGCCCCGACGGCGAACGCGGTCGCTCCGGTCGTGCCCGCCCCGGCCGTCGAAATAGACCTCGAGGACCTCACCCCCACCGCGAAGACGCCCACGCTGGTGGACCGGGTGCAGGCGTTTCGCGCGGCGCACGCGCGCGCGGAGATCGCGCTCTTCTTCTTCGCAGGCTTCGCGTGGGACGTGCTCACGCTGGGGCGCATCGACAGCGCGGCCACGCTGCTGCAGCAGGGCGGCTACCTGCTGCTGCTCGGCGGGCTCCTGCTGCTCGAGCAGCGCTGGGGCAACGGCGAGACGCCGCCGAGGCTCATCGCGCGCGTGCACCGCTTCAGCGAGGACGCGCTGCACTTCCTCTTCGGCAGCCTGCTCAGCTCGTACACGCTCTTCTTCTTCAAGAGCGCCTCGGGGCTCACCGCGTTCGCGTTCCTCGCGGTGCTCTTCCTGCTGCTGCTGGCGAACGAGCTGCCGCGCTTTCGGCGCCTGGGCCCGGTGGTGCGCGTCGGGCTCTACAGCCTGTGCGTGACCTTCTACCTCGCGTACCTGCTGCCGGTGCTGGTGGGCTTCCTGAGCAGCTGGCTCTTCGCCGCGGCGGTGGGGGTGGGGGCGCTCGCGGTCTGGGGGCTCTCGCGCTTCGTCGCGCGCTGGCGGGGGCGCCCCGCGGCGCTGCGGCGGGTGCTGGTGCCGGGGCTCGGCGTGCAGGCGCTGCTGCTCGGGCTCTACTTCGCGCGCGCCATTCCGCCGGTGCCGCTCGCGGTGCAGGACATCGGCATCTACCACGGGGTGGAGAAGCTGGGCGCGGAGTACCGGCTGCTGCACCTGCAGCCGAGCTGGAAGCTGTGGCACCGCGGGGACCAGGACTTCGCGGCGCGCGCGGGGGACCGCGTCTACTGCTTCGTGCGCATCTTCGCGCCCACGCGCTTTCGCGACCAGGTGTACCTGCGCTGGACCTTCGAGGACCCGCGCCGTGGCTGGGTGAGCCACGACGCGATTCCCCTCACCATCTCGGGCGGCCGCGACGAGGGCTTCCGCGGCTTCGCCTTCAAGCAGAACTACCAGCCGGGCCACTGGCGCGTGGGCGTGGAGACGGCGGACGGGCGCGAGCTCGGCCGCATCGACTTCACCGTGCGGCCCGACGAGAGCGTCGAGCCGCGCGAGTACGGCGTGAACCGCGGCTAG
- the grxD gene encoding Grx4 family monothiol glutaredoxin: MTPELKKRFDDETRNHKIVLYMKGNKLFPQCGFSAATLQVLAPLGDVHTVDVLADPEVRDGIKQYTNWPTIPQVFINGQFVGGCDIVRELAERGELQQMVAAK, encoded by the coding sequence ATGACCCCCGAGCTCAAGAAGCGCTTCGACGACGAAACGCGCAACCACAAGATCGTCCTCTACATGAAGGGCAACAAGCTGTTCCCCCAGTGCGGCTTCTCCGCCGCCACGCTGCAGGTCCTGGCGCCGCTGGGCGACGTGCACACGGTGGACGTGCTCGCCGATCCCGAGGTGCGCGACGGCATCAAGCAGTACACGAACTGGCCCACCATCCCGCAGGTCTTCATCAACGGGCAGTTCGTGGGCGGCTGCGACATCGTGCGCGAGCTGGCCGAGCGCGGCGAGCTGCAGCAGATGGTGGCCGCGAAGTAG